A single window of Archangium gephyra DNA harbors:
- the asd gene encoding archaetidylserine decarboxylase (Phosphatidylserine decarboxylase is synthesized as a single chain precursor. Generation of the pyruvoyl active site from a Ser is coupled to cleavage of a Gly-Ser bond between the larger (beta) and smaller (alpha chains). It is an integral membrane protein.) — translation MNEQTFMKLMNILPKSALSTAVGMATRLPAPAPLHRAAIKAFAKMYNVDLAEAEHALEKYPTFAEFFTRGLKTGSRPVDPGQKVVVSPVDGAVSQVGYAEHGRVMQAKGIHYSVGELLGDEEAAKPFHGGAWTTIYLSPRDYHRIHSPLGGKITGYAYIPGEFWPVNPASVKNKQALFCVNERLVTYLDTVAGKCAVVKVGATCVSRIKAAYEDVITHLGKPGKVHRYDTAIPVEKGGELGRFEMGSTVILVFEPGRVKWDDSLQPEAVVRMGRRIGEIP, via the coding sequence ATGAACGAACAGACCTTCATGAAGTTGATGAACATCCTCCCCAAGTCCGCCCTGTCCACGGCGGTGGGGATGGCCACCCGCCTGCCCGCCCCGGCCCCGCTGCACCGGGCCGCCATCAAGGCGTTCGCGAAGATGTACAACGTGGACCTGGCCGAGGCGGAGCACGCCCTGGAGAAGTACCCGACGTTCGCCGAGTTCTTCACCCGCGGCCTGAAGACGGGCTCGCGCCCCGTGGATCCGGGCCAGAAGGTGGTGGTGTCCCCGGTGGACGGCGCCGTGTCCCAGGTGGGTTACGCCGAGCACGGCCGCGTCATGCAGGCCAAGGGCATCCACTACTCGGTGGGCGAGCTGCTCGGTGACGAGGAGGCCGCGAAGCCCTTCCACGGCGGCGCCTGGACCACCATCTACCTGTCCCCGCGCGACTACCACCGCATCCACTCGCCGCTGGGCGGGAAGATCACCGGCTACGCGTACATCCCCGGCGAGTTCTGGCCCGTCAATCCGGCCTCGGTGAAGAACAAGCAGGCGCTCTTCTGCGTCAACGAGCGGCTCGTCACGTACCTGGACACGGTGGCCGGCAAGTGCGCCGTGGTGAAGGTGGGCGCCACCTGTGTGTCGCGCATCAAGGCGGCCTACGAGGACGTCATCACCCACCTGGGCAAGCCGGGCAAGGTGCACCGCTACGACACGGCCATCCCGGTGGAGAAGGGCGGCGAGCTGGGCCGCTTCGAGATGGGCTCCACCGTCATCCTCGTGTTCGAGCCGGGGCGGGTGAAGTGGGACGACAGCCTCCAGCCCGAGGCGGTGGTGCGCATGGGCCGGCGGATTGGAGAAATTCCGTGA
- the hisS gene encoding histidine--tRNA ligase, translating into MNDILPGDVEVWQHVERTARELFGRFGYGEVRTPMVEDTALFVRSVGETTDIVGKEMYTFEDKGGRSLSLRPEGTAPAARAYIEHSILNQEPITRWFYMGPMFRYERMKTGRYRQFHQIGAEGYGSKEPAQDVEMMDMVVQLLQKLGLTDVSLNINSLGDDACRPGYQNRLVEYLRAHSSELCADCQVRLEKNPLRVLDCKNERCQQIANAAPNITESLCEPCRAHFAEVQRKLDVLGIKYVVNSRIMRGLDYYTRTTFEFIASHPALGTASTVGGGGRYDKLVKSLGGPDVPAVGFGLGLDRLCLLLKESGQQFSPPVDLFIAAADEGSADVAFGLVSRMRREGLRVEFDTRGGSLKSQMKRADKTGARFTLVLGQNERESGQAQLKPMAGGDAIPVRLEDLASTVREALARPSAPPAS; encoded by the coding sequence ATGAACGACATCCTCCCCGGCGACGTGGAGGTGTGGCAGCACGTCGAGCGCACCGCCCGGGAGCTGTTCGGCCGCTTCGGCTATGGCGAGGTGCGCACGCCCATGGTGGAGGACACCGCGCTCTTCGTGCGCAGCGTGGGCGAGACGACGGACATCGTCGGCAAGGAGATGTACACCTTCGAGGACAAGGGCGGCCGCAGCCTCTCCCTACGTCCCGAGGGCACCGCTCCCGCCGCGCGCGCGTACATCGAGCACTCCATCCTCAACCAGGAGCCGATTACCCGCTGGTTCTACATGGGCCCCATGTTCCGCTACGAGCGGATGAAGACGGGCCGCTACCGCCAGTTCCACCAGATCGGCGCCGAGGGCTATGGCTCCAAGGAGCCCGCCCAGGACGTGGAGATGATGGACATGGTCGTGCAGCTCCTGCAGAAGCTGGGGCTCACGGACGTGTCGCTCAACATCAACTCGCTCGGTGACGACGCGTGCCGGCCCGGCTACCAGAACCGGCTGGTGGAGTACCTGCGCGCCCACTCCAGCGAGCTGTGCGCGGACTGCCAGGTGCGCCTGGAGAAGAACCCCCTGCGGGTGCTCGACTGCAAGAACGAGCGCTGCCAGCAGATCGCCAACGCCGCGCCCAACATCACCGAGTCGCTGTGCGAGCCGTGCCGCGCGCACTTCGCCGAGGTGCAGCGCAAGCTGGACGTGCTCGGCATCAAGTACGTGGTCAACTCGCGCATCATGCGCGGCCTGGACTACTACACGCGCACCACCTTCGAGTTCATCGCCTCGCACCCGGCGCTGGGCACCGCCAGCACCGTGGGCGGCGGTGGCCGCTACGACAAGCTGGTGAAGAGCCTCGGCGGGCCGGACGTGCCCGCGGTGGGCTTCGGCCTGGGCCTGGACCGGCTCTGCCTGCTCCTCAAGGAGAGCGGCCAGCAGTTCTCCCCGCCGGTGGATCTCTTCATCGCCGCGGCGGACGAGGGCTCGGCGGACGTGGCCTTCGGGCTGGTGAGCCGCATGCGCCGCGAGGGCCTGCGCGTGGAGTTCGACACGCGCGGCGGCAGCCTCAAGAGCCAGATGAAGCGCGCGGACAAGACGGGCGCCCGCTTCACGCTGGTGCTCGGGCAGAACGAGCGCGAGAGCGGCCAGGCCCAGCTCAAGCCCATGGCGGGCGGAGACGCCATCCCCGTGCGGCTCGAGGACCTGGCCTCCACCGTGCGCGAGGCGCTCGCCCGGCCGTCCGCTCCTCCCGCCTCCTGA
- a CDS encoding S24/S26 family peptidase — protein MPPDWTQGRRDEGPCWIPIEGDSMWPSLRSGDVARVEPWAGELRPGEVVLARFAHALVVHRVRRCDGDTCVLLGDNARAEDPPLPRERVLGRVGLVRRGGEVLEPGRWDRGPRRWGRWRVEWKRGLAALLGRRRRA, from the coding sequence ATGCCGCCAGACTGGACGCAGGGACGTCGAGACGAGGGCCCGTGCTGGATTCCCATCGAGGGAGACAGCATGTGGCCCTCGTTGCGTTCGGGGGACGTGGCGCGGGTGGAGCCGTGGGCCGGGGAGCTGCGCCCGGGCGAGGTGGTGCTCGCGCGCTTCGCGCATGCCCTGGTGGTGCACCGCGTGCGGCGGTGTGATGGGGACACGTGCGTGCTGCTCGGGGACAACGCCCGGGCGGAGGATCCCCCGCTGCCGCGCGAGCGGGTGCTGGGACGGGTGGGGCTGGTGCGCCGGGGCGGCGAGGTGCTCGAGCCGGGCCGGTGGGACCGGGGGCCGAGGCGCTGGGGCCGCTGGCGCGTGGAGTGGAAGCGTGGGCTGGCGGCGCTGCTCGGAAGACGGAGGCGCGCATGA
- a CDS encoding PqqD family protein, protein MSFRPDSIPRRREGADGQRFGADFVVLDAEGRMLRGLNETAARVWDLSDGKRTAREIAALVAHEYGVDVERVLEDCLRFLERLAGHGLLDAEEVLR, encoded by the coding sequence ATGAGCTTCCGCCCGGACAGCATCCCCCGCAGGCGCGAGGGCGCGGATGGCCAGCGCTTCGGCGCGGACTTCGTGGTGCTGGATGCGGAGGGGCGGATGCTGCGGGGGCTCAACGAGACCGCGGCGCGCGTCTGGGACCTGAGTGACGGCAAGCGCACCGCGCGGGAGATCGCCGCCCTGGTGGCGCACGAGTACGGCGTGGATGTGGAGCGGGTGCTCGAGGACTGCCTGCGCTTCCTCGAGCGGCTCGCGGGACATGGACTGTTGGACGCGGAGGAGGTGCTTCGATGA